From the genome of Nicotiana sylvestris chromosome 1, ASM39365v2, whole genome shotgun sequence:
AAAATGCTGGATTTATTGAACAAGATGCTCACAATTTTATACAAGCACGTAAGAGAAGTATGATTAATTGTGGAGATGCTCAAACTCTTTTGAATCATTTTATGCATTTGCAGTCAGAGGATTCAAACCTTTTTTTACTCTTTTCAAGTAGATGAAGATGGAAGAATGTGCAATTTTTTTTGGAGAGATAGTATATCTAAGTTGCACTATGAGTGTTTTGGTGATGTGATGATTTTTTGACACTACGTATCGTACAAATAGATATGGCATGATTTGTGCTCCATTTGTGGGTGTGAATAATCactgaaaaaatattttttttggatgtGCATTCTTAAGTGATGAAACAACGAGTTCTTTTATTTGGCTATTTCACACATTTTTTAAGGCAATGGGAGGAAAGGCTCCCAAAACTATTTTTACTGATCAAGCTCCTGCAATAGCGTCTGCCATTAAGAAAGTTTTTCCAAGTACTTGTCACCGTATATGTAAATGGCATATTGACAGAAATGCTCAAAAAAATATACCTCAACTTTATTGGAAACCAGGGTttagagaaaaatattttgataAGCTCTTATGGAGGTGCAAATCAGAGTCGGAGTTTGAGTCAGTATGGAATGAAATAACTGAAGAATGGGAATATGGAAGCAATAATTGGCTTCAAAGATTATATGATTTGAGGGAAAAGTGGTGTCCCGCATTTAGTCGTTATATTTTCTCTGTAGATATTAAGTCAACTCAGAGGAGTGAGAGAACTAATAGGGTCTTTACTGAAATGGCTTGCAAGAGACGACTTTAATTCATTTTTTTAATCATTATAAGCAACGGGCAGCTGAAATGCGTGATATTGAGGCGACAGAGGATTTTAAATATCAAGGAACACCTAAATTCGCTATAGAAGATTGTGGGATATTAAAAGCACATGAATTCTTGCAAGGAACATCTAAGAAAGTGATCAAACTTGAAAGTAATGGCACTTATCACCCATATACAGTTCTTAGAGGGGAAGGAGGACAAACTGACACCGTCCAATTCAATTCATTTGACAATTCCATAAGTTGTAGTTGTCTTATGTTCGAATCCTTGGGTTGGTTGTGTTGTCATGCATTAAAAGTGTTATTCTTTGACTTAGAACTTTCTTATATCCctaataaatatattttaaaaatatggaCAAAGAATGCTAAACAAGGGAATGGATTTGATGAGTACAACaataagaagaaatcaccaaCTTCATCTATAGCCGGCCATTCGCTTAGATGGTTTGATGAAAGAATCATTTGCTATTATGACTTTAGCTGCAAACGATGCCGAGTCCGAAGTGAGACGTATTATTGTTCCCAGTGGTAAAGTGAGACGACTTACGAGTAAACAAGCAATAATAACTTTTCCTACTTTTTTGACATATTACTTATAATTAAGCACAACAAGATGATTATTTTTTCAAGCTCTTGTCAACTGATTTAGAGATTATTGTTAAACAAAGTTTGTTGCTTCAGAGACATCCGATAAAATTGGAACTCTACAAAAACAAAATTAACAAAGTCCTTGCGGAAGAATAACATGCACCAATCGAGAAATGGTCAAAaagtattttcaaaaaaaattattcaaagGAGTTCTGCTTTCGTATCCAAAAAATATTATAAGTTAGTAtacttttccaactcaaatatATGTTTTAGCCGACTCAAATATAGGCTTTACAGTATGGTGGCACGACCAAGAAGAAGGATTTCAATACCGTGATGGTCGTACAGGGAGCCAAAtaaccactaaaataccacacttacccgtcacctccacttacatatcagcctatcccgaattaccaagcacccataccctcttaccaaaatccaccacccgtttaccaatcatctccacctcccgcatatcaacccacttcacccagatactctcaacctgcacccgTTTACCAAgattataatgcccaaccctctcaccaccaatcacctcccactcgccaaaatttccctagacccagaccagATTTTGACcacagacctcccagacaatatacagccatcgctgagccaattgaccagctgtatgagaaatgtaaagctgctggttacgtctcccctatccctacCATAACtacagaaaatccttcccagtgggtcaaccctaataagacatgtgcgtaccactccggcatgaagggacataccattgatgagtgccgctcgttgaaggacaagattcaaactctgatagacaataaggttatcgtagtaaaggagcctgctcctaatgtccgcaacaaccctctgcctgatcacagaggtggggacattcacatgatcgagatcgaagatgactgggaccccaagggatcgataggactgattgctgaggatgatgagccaaagaaaccagcagtcacacttaacccgattgttgtgCAGAACCATCCCTCCAGGGGcgatgaagtaaacttttttatacctctcgaatttgaagcaccttcttctgcgaaggtggccgggccaattgaggttgagtttggggttcCAAAGGCACCTATACTCTTTGAAGCTGCTatgttaccaccgagggtacccattcctgtagcaatgtcagacataacaccgttccactcaaatgccataccatgggattacacaactaaggcaagaaggaaaggaaagaccaagacgggagaagcaattgttgcgcagggtatgaccagaacaggcagggtttacactctagagcacctagctgagtctagtaagcaagcctcgggatggactactgaaactggtcgcgatgatctttggaggaaaatacaagctaaggagtattcggtcgttgagcagttgaacaaaacaccagcatagatctccatcctagctcttctacagagctccggcgcacacaaaaatgccttgatgaagatattgagcgaagcttatgtgcccagcaacataactgggggagaaatggcaaatatggtaggacaaatactggaaagccacaaaatcaacttccacgaagatgagctaccgccagaaggactgagtcacaacatggccctacacatcaccgtgcaatgagaggattacttcgtcactagagtcttgatcgatggaggctccagcctcaacatctatccgttgataactctcagaacattgggaaagagcctgcacaagatcaaagatggggccatcaatgtcaaagccttcgatgggtcccaaaggtctactatcggagagatcagcctatgcttgcaaatggggccaacctggttcgacgttgactttcaagtgatagatgtcccagcatcctacaatttgctattgggacgaccatggatccacactGCTGGAGCTGTGGCATCGACcttgcatcaggcagtaaagttcgaatggaatcaccaagaggtgattattcatggcgatggtagcaaccctatatatagtcgctagaccatcccgatgattggaggtaGAAgtagaataggcggagaaacataccaccacattgaaagagtcaacgctATAGGGAGATCTAGGATGTGGTGGTGGAGGGGAACATTTGGTGTAAGTTTGGGGACGATCGGAGTACCGTCGCCGGCAGAGACGATTTCCGGCAGGCGGTTCTGGCGgggattgtaagcacgtgatttttgcttcgcgaaagttactccaaaagaaaaagaaaataaaaaaatatgttaaaagggtgtgttaattgttataggtgttaaccgatatgtgtgtaagtttattttaatttttacattttttttaggaattgttagtttaatttgttgatttaaaaaaaaggaaagggaaaatcggattgggcccaaaatgaggcccaaagccaaagcaaagacccagtccaaaccaggcctgcccaggcacgtccccaaaacgacgccgcatagggcatttgatctgagccatccgtccaggccaatccaacggctcaggacccctttcagccacccgttttcaaacccgacccaataaccggtttaacccaacccctcacttaaaccaaacgaccccgtttccataccaaacgaccccgtcctgtcaaTCACCaatggatccaagccgttgagatcatctgatctaacggcccaaATCAAATGCCCCATTACGTATATAAACCtcccctcacaccccacgccccctatccgaacccccccttcactCGTCCCCTTTCCCAAGCCCTGAAactccccaaaccctaacgcctccctgatatccctttcaccagaacccggcggcatgaacgccgctgaccacccccttcacaccaccgatacatccaaccaccctgagcaCGAATCCACTAgccatgtacctcgaatcaccttccatcgtctcgaatctggatttgaagattcgagacgaagctCGATCTATACCAagccaccccatcttcataccagacactcccctgaccctcctcgtgaccaaaccaagcctggtttggtccgaatctacccacaacttctaaaaaaccagatctgaaaatccagaccttagaacacatgcacctggggaatccggccggtcttgaaaggggtttgaggtctaatggaccttagccaaggtgttctcatgtgagaacaccctggttaaaatttgttcggcctcaaatggtcaaagtcgagtcagatttgggtcagttGGTTTAAGCtttttttcagtaagttttcctttctctgtgttttaattttgattgagttgttagcaTGTTTTTTGGGACTGTTTGTTATTGTCTGATAATTATctcaatttcttccatctctgtcaaaggacctttttatttggtcgattgttttctgtgtattatTTGAACATATCCTGTGATAaacatgtccgattaggatagtcgtcgcataaataacttatataggttcccagttgattgaccaaagttgtccgaagccctttgggtccatgtacgtattgtttatatgagcgactgattgttacctgttataattagtatagtcgacttgataaatgtcatcgattaacttcctacgactgaatgttcaaatattctaatacGTACAGCCTCACTTGACTGAAtggacctgtattgtgatttgaatgttggacattatctatgaatgttagtttgtaactgcattgtaaacaattaaaagaaccaggctagggcagttctgaaatggaactttcagaagttcaaaaaggTCCTGAGGCTGCAGTAGTGCaggacagtaataatcaagggctaacaggggtattctggggtgttaaaaagaacagaaataattagtttaaataagctgacaagtagggtactaaattaggattaaactaatgccaatgggggacaagacacaagagtatgggtttaaaaggaatactaaaataagcccataatccttgattaaagaataaaccaggcgtggggaacaaatggctggcaccaaaagatgcttaggcatgggcttaaagggaatgggcagtctgcaagtgggggatccaggcagcttagctgcactgggtcgtttggcttataaataggccactTCATAACTTAAAAAGGGGCTGAAAAATTTTTAGTCTTAAGAGAGggcttgtgagtttaaagaaaaagactgaaaacataaggaaatttccagtaaacactgtaaccaaacactgtctgaaagctatataagagttcatattggtcaagctgtcttggccaagttctgttcttttgcactgactgagctgcttgttgattgttgaactgctggtgttgctgcactgaacactctgttatttctgttgtttcattatctttcctgggattgcttgtttggtgctcgactatttgctggttttctttgttctggaaattattgctggttgtctgtggaccgTGGAAAACACTtgttggttgttggtttgttgctgtgttgttgctgtctatctgctgttgctgtatttgttgcatactgcccagctgatcattcctctcttcttttgttcttctacaccaggtacacaactaatactgtcaatgtaatctgaagttgagtatgaatacaaagaaaagagTTGAGATCATTTATTTATGTATAGTCTGTACACTGAAGGAGCCGGGATGTATGATAGCTTGTATTTTGTTCGGATACTGGTTTAGCTTTAACACATAGCAACTGTAtatgtcctttaattggaaaaaactcccctgcgccctcgcgggtgcggaaaaaggaggtgtgatagctctggcgactctgctggggatctccccagaaccactggttcagggttaagaattcgagcttagaataattattattatttggctttatttattatctgattttattacatgttttgagcctaatgtgctaaatgctgcttttactgctttgatattgtttgaattgtacatataaactgtgccgaaacccttctcttctctcttgaggagcgcacgctggtcgtggcttctttctgttagtgtcatatgccaaaatagaacgaggattcggaggagttgcaaaatcggatggccttttggttaccggtacacagctcccatccttggctcgagttgtccgctcgggtaagccaggtctagaacaaacacctaggttttacagcttaaTATAActtaacttcatgccggatccctagtaggaacgcttatttgcatcatatgcatttgacttaggggactcagcacaggggctgggtccgtctaggacaagcaacctgagaataaagactaTCCTGCTACATCCTacttgctttatgcatttacttgtttcaaggcttacatgctgaccgatttctgaatatcgggaatgttggaaaaaaCAACGGATAAGGAGATAATTATTCTTGAAAGATCAAATACCCAGAAAATGGTTAaagctctgccaaaattttgaaaaaaaagaaaaagaaaaatgtgtgtcttattaatttgttttagaaagtaagagtctttgattcatttctaagagaaaaatagtgtgtctcCAAAACTTGGCTTATGCcggaactacgtcagtttgattctcgcagggtgcgagatacgtaggcaacctccatcgggctcaatttgtttttcaaaatataggtacaatccaaagaacgaaagtttttaaggtgacatcatacttttcggaaacaaccaaatttcgtttttctagaaaaaaaagtgtgtcaatttggtatttgagtccaatgagtctggatctttgcttaatcaccccaacaaacatgcagaatgagcataagtccaagtttgccggtaacagttagaagcacaagccccctggaagtgcgattatggtgggaggatttggaaaagtcagagcaagacaagatcaaactgcacctgggaggtttggttgatttgttgaacgtcaggcctcggtgcgacatcataaaggctttggttacattttgggatccggcccacaacgtgttctgtttctcggattttgaactcaccccaaccttagaagaaatggcgggttacatggacgtcactgaaggtttgagacacaaatacctgatcgctccaagagctgtgaattcacacaaattcatggatctgttgaagataagcaagggagtcccatacgctgaactggatagaagTTTTTccaccctacaattcatataccagaggtacgggagcataggaggattTAATGATCCTGAAAGTGGTGTTTGCAACAGGGGAAATCTgataaaatggaatgagcataggcggttcgcttttatggtggcatttttgggccttgtggtgtttccccgaaaagatagaaatatcaacCTGaaagtggctggaatcgtcaaaatcctgattaccaacgataaaagaatccttgctcctatgatagtgtcagaaatataccgagccctcacggcttgtaaggccggagcagacttcttcgaggggtgcaacttgttattacagatgtggatgatcgaacacttgtgtcaccatcctcagtatatacgctacatgtctacaaatgggggctgcatcgagggttataacctaagggtttcatgtttccgatcaccgggagggtttgaagaatggatatcctatctccgggtcatcaccgcaaaccaaataaactggactttgggttggctttctgtggaagaaatcatatacatgcccgccactggtcctcacttcctcttgatgggactcagaggtattcaaccttatgccccttacagggtgatgagacagttaggaagatgtcaagtactacacccggacgaagatctcagcacttatgcagtcgaggtcagcagtgacggccaatttcctgaaaagatagttcgttgcatatggagtgaatgccagtacttgacGGCAAATACCCGGGTAGgtgatgtgtctaggggtgaagtctcgccggcctatctcgcttggcataacaagaagaacattgtgaaacggccaaccaaatggcctcacctccaagattttgttgagtcatcgcaagaacaatgggactggctcacaaaagaggaaggttacctggttgaaatcaggaagctgaagcgacaagttgaaaggatTGTATTCGAAAACCACGTGCACGTCGCCCAAGAacaggctgaaaaagacaagctagcccaagaaaaccaaaccctgaaggcccgccttcgccaagccagtaagaataacatcgaccgacagaagcgttgctccgacgaaagattgatagccagtttgagaaatcaggtcatccagagccaagaagaattagaccaatcagaggcttgcatagcaaggatgaaggtcaaatgggcaaaagttacaatggcccggaggaagcgcctacagcaggtcatgagggattgtgaactgagcgtcaaagcgaTAAAGGAAACGAATTCCGCtctgcaagagcggatcttcaagcaaacacaagatgcccaagccgacaggagacgctattacaatgcaatgaccaggatggaaaggcaaatggatatgttccaggatcagctcgccaccaatgcacaaatgctaggattaaagagccgacagataaggcagttgttcgcagaaagggacaatattcgagcaagaattgacgaaatcgggcattacatctacctgaAATGCTTGGCATGCGAGCGAACACCTCGGGAAACCCTCATtgcctccatcatgggctgcgtccaccggattatgaacgagttgaagagcttgcaaagagaccttacacctagggccacgaaagggccgaaagatgcctcgtgggtccctaagttggaaaattagtcgtTGATCGAGTCCTGTTCGTTTTGTTTGTCGtttccccatatgttgttttcttttcttcaaaccaagtttaaaaccgtggagtctgtactgttgctattttgtttgaagcaatgtgtaatagcaaattttgataatgaaattaagtgactccggaagaatttctatgtgtctttactttgaggcagaactacgcctggtctgattcacgcggggacgtgatacgtaggcaatccccataagattcgaccgcttttaataaataaagaaaagaaaatgtaaataaaataaaacgcggggtttcgcagaatactctaaaaagagacgaatgaacaaaccgggatgacgcatgtggtttgaagcaaagcatgtagaaacggttaactgcctaggtgcattgctgttgtctgataccagtcagttagttgttaaagaattctggcaacacactcatactaaaccagatccaaaggaccggtaacaacaagcatgactacttcggagaatagcaatgaggaagaaaggccgatgagccagttgttaaaagaagcgatggaaaagattgaaaggatgggactagagatgaatgcaatgcagctagccatagccaaaacacaaaagagccctgaaacactgggacacatgccagaataccctcactccggcccttccacaagccgcccaaatcccctttatcatcaagaaagaagccctcatgattcccaagctccaccaccccatcaacctctcccaacacccaatattcccatttttgtgggaccaacatcagcccctttgcaaaggacgaccagtgagccattgtttcaggctcacgatacacaatactatccccccgagcctacgtttcatgcccccgaaccacaggcttacaatccacatttggaagtaccggcagaggttgagaagccggttaaggcccctgaacaggatgaagtgttgagaaagttcaaaagcctggagcagtccttcaggaacttgcacggattgggcaatcaggtcagcgtagcatacaaagatctgtgccctttcccagacgtccaactcccggctgggttcaagatgcctaagtttgatttatatgaagggcacggtgatcccatggcacatttgcggggattctgtagcaaaatgagaggggcaggcggcaaggatgagctgctgatagcttatttcggccaaagtctgagcggatctgcactagaatggtataccaggcaggattccagcaggtggtacacgtgggatgatctggcgcaggcttttgcaggtcatttccagtacaatctcgagatagtccctgaccgtctcacattattgagaactgggaagaaacccggggaaagttttcgcgagttcgggttccgctggagagaacaagcagctagagtcgatcctcccatgagagagggagagatggtggactatttcttgcagacactagatccaacctactttggtcacttggtgacaacagttggaaaatctttcaacgaggtggtcaagataggggtcatgatagaagagggtctgaggtctgacaaaatcttgaactattcggcactcaaagccacaacccaggctattcaaagc
Proteins encoded in this window:
- the LOC138876292 gene encoding protein FAR1-RELATED SEQUENCE 5-like — protein: MGGKAPKTIFTDQAPAIASAIKKVFPSTCHRICKWHIDRNAQKNIPQLYWKPGFREKYFDKLLWRCKSESEFESVWNEITEEWEYGSNNWLQRLYDLREKWCPAFSRYIFSVDIKSTQRSERTNRVFTEMACKRRL